In Liquorilactobacillus nagelii DSM 13675, the following proteins share a genomic window:
- a CDS encoding conjugal transfer protein codes for MKVKVKGMPVRHNGKRYKKNEELVIEQKHFNDELFVCLDSGKKEKQPAKK; via the coding sequence ATGAAAGTTAAAGTTAAAGGTATGCCTGTTAGGCATAACGGTAAACGTTATAAAAAGAATGAGGAGCTTGTCATTGAGCAAAAGCATTTCAATGATGAGCTTTTTGTTTGCCTTGATTCAGGCAAGAAAGAAAAACAGCCAGCCAAAAAATAG
- a CDS encoding phage head-tail connector protein, whose amino-acid sequence MPAPSPPDKAGQLTKLYARLGVTTDSDDAVVVSDMFDDAIQMCLDYTNRADFTTPILIQAKRLAIVMYNQQADEGETARSEGGVSQTFETGIPANIIAALTPYRVGKVRGFS is encoded by the coding sequence ATGCCAGCACCAAGTCCGCCAGACAAGGCGGGGCAACTTACTAAGTTGTATGCACGATTAGGAGTGACTACTGATTCAGACGATGCAGTAGTTGTCTCGGATATGTTTGACGATGCTATCCAGATGTGTCTTGACTACACCAACCGCGCTGATTTCACTACGCCAATCTTGATTCAGGCTAAACGATTAGCGATTGTCATGTATAACCAACAGGCTGATGAGGGCGAAACTGCTCGGTCAGAAGGTGGTGTGTCACAGACGTTTGAAACAGGCATTCCAGCCAATATTATAGCTGCACTTACACCATATCGAGTTGGTAAAGTGAGG